The nucleotide window GTTATATTAGTCATGACGGGACTGAGCATGGTATAATTACTAATCCATGTTGTTGTTTTTCTATTTAGACTAAATTACATTCACTTAATTATGtcccttttttattatttaattataaaatttacaaaattatcttttaattattttattttattttttaagtcaCTAACATactaatataaaaagaaaaatactcaaaatttaagataattaaatgacaaaaaattaaatattttcataattggGTGACAAAAAAATAATCCAACGACTACTAATGTAATTTAGTAATTATTTATTGCTATACTTATATGTCTAACTTGTTATATAATAGATAAATGCAGGAATAACCAGCCAGCTACTGTTAACTCTATTCAAGATCGAAGGAGTTGTTCATTATGGAATAGCTGGAAATGCAAACCCCTCCTTACACATTGGCTTTGTCACTATTCCTCAATATTGGTCACACTCTGCCCTTTGGAGTTGGCAGGTACACTACCTTTGGaccaatttgaattttaaaaaatctaaattaAGCCTAATTGTTTCATATTATAACAAATTTTTTAAAAGTATTGATTAAATTCAAATCTATCGGAGTTAGACTCTTTTTGGATTCTATCACATTTTGATCTTTTAATGGAAAGAAAATTCTTTCAAGAAGGTagaattgaattaaaaaattgattgaactgatttttctttattttctaatatttttattttaaatattttaataaattatttaatcaaattagaTCAACCATTCAAACCAATCAAATTGAAAATCAGTGATCTGGTTTAACCACTAGTCCAGTTTTAAAAACCTTACATTTcaatctaattttttttaataatcaaTTTTTATTCTCTTCTCTACTGCTACATTTGAATTCGAAGATATATTTCAACATAATTTTAAACtctcttaaattttaaatatacataaaaaCGTATACACGGTTTAAGATATGTAACATAGTGCAGCGATATGGATATGGACCCTCTGACGAGCTTCCCCTTGAAACAAATGGAGACTATACAAGAACCATCGGCTACATAAAATTTGCAGATTATGCCGAAAATGTGACTGCCTGTAACTCACACGACAACCTATTGAACAATGTTTGGTTCCAACCGGAGGAAGTCTTCCCTGTTGACGGTACTCCCGAGCAACGGCAACACGCCTTTTGGATCCCTGTCGATCCTCTTTATTTCAATATTTCTAAATCTCTTGAGGTATGAACATTCGGTACATTGATAAACACAACGCAATCGAAAATACAAATTAAAGTGTATATGTGTGAACAGGACATGGAACTAGAGAACTGCGTAAATGCAACGACATGTTTGGACGAGACACCAAGAGTAGTCCAAGTCCACGGAGGAACAAGCGCAGGCATTTACGTAGACAACGCTGCTTATCGAAGCTTCATTTACAATAAGTTCAACGTAAGCCCGGTCGACATGGAGAGTGCAGCAGTGGCACTGATATGTATGCAACAAAGGGTTCCTTTTATCATCATTAGGGCTCTCTCCGACTTGGCCGGTGGTGGCTCGGCTGAATCGAATGAGATCGATACTTTCATTTCCCTTGCTTCGAACAATTCTGTTAATGTTGTTGTGGAGTTTATCAAGCGCCTTGTTGCCGCACCTCTAGTCAGTGACCATTAATGTAGTATCCGTATGTggcctaaaaattctaaaaacttAAATAAAGAGATTGTTCTGAAATGATCTCAAATCATTTTCAGAATTTCCCATTTCCATGCGTTTGATTTTGCTCGTGTAGTTATGCACTTAATTTGGTGAGTTGGGGGGTTTATTGTTATGGTCTCAATGGCACCACTAAAGTAGACAAACTACACAATGGAAGCCATGACATTAATGGAAGATCATGGTTCGAGATGATGGAAAACTTATTTGCAAGACTCTAACATCATGATTCCAATAATCAATAGATTTaagatttaaaataaacaaaagatagtaatactttaataataataataataataattttacttGAAAAAATTGCAAGTGATATTTGGATTATTCTATTGACATTATTCAAAGAGTTTTATTTAAAATACCACTTCGCTgaacaaaattaaatatatatatatatatatatatatatatattctagatATCAGGATTTTTAAGCTTTCTTATGTTGTTTCTATAATTCTTATTTCAGATGGGGCATACTGAAAAATTAATATGTAACTAATTagggtgagcaaaattcgatcCCATtcgaaaaattaataaaaaaattaaatttcaagttaatcgaaTTGAGTCATTCAATTTTTTCGagtcaaattgaataaataacTCGAGTTTCAAgttcgagtcgagttgaatttcaCAATTCGAATAACAAGTTTGTGTAAATACCCCTTTAACCCctgtcaattttaaaaataagcaaTTTGGTCTCTCTCTcaagaaaaattacaaaaaaatatttataaaattccaaaatttatattttttaaaaaatctaaagaatatataaaaaggttaaatatttaaatttttctaaaataataattttgggacctaaataagttaattaatgattcaagtttatcatactaaagtttctcttcttcttcttttttcttactttgctttgaaaatattttgaaatatatatagtTTCAAATTTACGTGCTCGACATGGAATTAGTCAtactataataaaattttaatttggcatgtttaattttttaatttaactcgaacaatttaATTCGATTCGACTTGACTCTCATTTCATTcgaatcaatttaaaaaaaattaaataaatttaggatgataaaataagtcTCGTCAACTTAATtaacacaaaaaaaaattattcgaTTTGATCCTACGTTGTCAATTGTATCTAACATAGAAATTATAACTCTGATGTAATTGGGCTAGCACTATATTTTATGGCCCAATCGGTCATAACTGAAAGGGAATGGGTTTCTACTTTTTAGTATATTGCCAGGCTATTTATTTCAAAGGTTTGATTTGGAATTTAGaaagatttaaataaaaatattatgaaaaaatagacttaaaaaatcatttaaaatataggtaGGAGTCAAGTATTTACTGTTTGAGTTTGATCGATTTTTAAGTTTGTATTTGTATTATATAATGTTATTTTATACATCAAATAATTTTTAACACATAAATTTTCAatctatattaataaataatactaATGTGTtaacatattaaaaattttaaattgcctacatataaaaatttaataaataaaaaatatacatgtttattgaatattaaatttaaaatactatagatattttttaaaaataatataggcAAATTTAGAATGAATTTAGGTTAACTATGGTGAACATAAATAAAAACAGAATGGagttaataaaaacaaaaatattaatattattaataaaccTGATGGATAAAAACCTCTAGTTTGTTCACATGTCGATGCCATTGACATCGGTGTCTGAAAAATCTAATTACAGAAATGGTGTTTGATGCTTGAATGGGCAAAACAGAGcaaatttaattgtttgaaatttgCTTTTTTCACATATTTTCTTTTGGTTTCTTCATCAGACTTGAGCTTCCTTGTTATTATTGCATGATAAGTTTTAACGAATTAAGCAAACCCTATGTTGAAACTTCAACATCACCAAAGTGACAAATTATAACATGAAGTTGAGCAACGAATCTATGTGGGCTTATCATCGCCATCTAGATACAGTACAAAAGCTTAAACTTCAGCATCTAGTTCCCATGAAAACCAGACAACTAGTTACATTGTTTCTCTTTCATCATATTCTATTCTTTCAAGGTATATAATTTGGATTTTCAGTACCAGATAAATTACAAACTTTTATATATGTCGATTACAAGAAAACCCAAACTATTTTTCCATTGCTTAGCTTATACATTCGTCATTAACGGTCAGATTTAGTTGAAATATGGAAACTTAGATTATTATATTTGTAAGAACTTTAACCACGATCATCCCTTTCATTTCATATGGTCCACGGATTTGTCCATATTCAATGCTGAAATCGATACAATTATTATTAATGTAGTTGGGGGGTTATGACATGGTGGAGGTTGAATATTTATACCATGGGTTTCATTGCCAACGAGATGTTGTAATTTTGTGTCGGCTAATGGGGCTGATTTATTTATGGTTTGAGCACCCTAATATGCCCACTCATGATTGGGGATTTCTGTTTGGGTCCTGGGAAGGACGCAAGAAAATTTGGCTTCATTAATAAGTTGTGGTCAAGAATCGACATGGTTGGCAGCTTAATTTTCAACACATCACTATCCAATTGTCAAACACTAATTTGCAAATTGCTAGGAAACAAAATGAAACTGACAAGATGTGTAATTATATTACAGGGCATCCATCTTGAACGGCTTAAACCTAGGCtatcatgtttaattatattacAGCGAAAATAGATGTTGCTTCAGTTTATTCTATGTTAGCTCGGGAAGGAGAGGGCCATTGGAAGACATGGGCTGGAGCGGATTTGGTGCCTGTCTTGTCTGGAGCGGGTAAAAATTTTATTTGGTTAATGGCCGATAACCGGCTCAAAACAAATGAGATACGTCGAAGGACGAATATTGCAACTGACGCCGCATGCATGGTTTGTGGAGCGGCGAATAGATCTTATATTACGTCAGTGTATCTTTGCCAGGGATGTGTGGGCGATTTTAAGGGTGGATTGGGATCATTGCGATTTCTTTGTGTTACCGTTTCGATAGTAGCTTGAGCAGCATTATCGACGGTGACTTGGTGCTGTTTGTTACCATGGGGCACTATATTCACTGTGATCCTCTGGGGCGAAACTCATCGTTGAACTCGATGCTTTGCTGGTTGTTCGGCTGCTGTCTCAGCCAATGAATGATGATCACCCGCTGTATACATATATAAGGGACTGCTCGACGCTGATCGACAGGGAGTGGATTGTGGAGCTGCCACATATCCTCCGGAAATTCAATGGTTTTAATTTATCCACAAGAAAGCATCGGTCCGCTGCTTCAGGGTGATGCAGAGGGGCGTGGGATGTCGAGGCCGGTTCTCATGTTTCTGTATTTTGTCTATTGTACAGGAAAAAAGAATATAAGCTTTGGTGACCATGATAGCCTAGGATTAAGTCACATTATGGAAGTAGCTTTTTGAATTTATTTtggatttaaattaatttttataggttttatataaagataaaaatagctaaaatgaaagttttatattttaattctcaccatttcttttttcaaaaaattcaccAACTTATTAATACGTGAATTagcttcaaatttttttttaacaaagCCATCGAAGTTGAATATATCATCCTGATGctttattcaaaaattaaaaagaaaaacatttgTCAACGAGGCTTCAGtattattaataaatattgaggttttgaatttaaaatattcaaGTTCGAGTTTTATCATGCGTAATTATACATGTGTGAATCTCTAATCTCATCATCTACAATTGTGAATAAATAATTGTGAAAGTTCTCCCCTACATATTTTGACAGAGTTTAATTCTTGAAGTCTACATTGTTAAGATGATTTATTTGAATATCACCTTTGACTTAAACAAAAATTAAACTTAGTTTATACAAAAAATTACAtgatttatttatgatatataaatttatcatatttactacatatgaaatatatattatattttatttaaatcattattttttatacttaaaagtatttatttgttataattttagtattaaaatgaaaaaagatAAGTATGAAaaaaatgaatatactccaaaAATCAAATCATAAATCATATACAATATTTTTAATCATCATACCAACATTAGGagctgccaaaaaaaaaaaaaagttgcaaCAAATGTGAATAAGCACTGTTTGAAATGGATCCTCATTGCAATCATTAAAATTGGACCCTCCAGTCCCCACtaattaacaaaaattattaacccttaattaaaatataatggaCTTGCTTTTGTTGTGgggaaaccctaattttgtctGCCACAAAAAATGAATGAAATAAATACTATATTATAAATGTAGGAATCAGGAGAGACAAGAAGAGACCGTAGCAATTACGAGGGTGTTGATTTCTTAGTGCAATTGAAACAGTAATCCCTCTTATGCCAAACATGAGACCACCTTAATAGATAAACTTAGGGCAAGTGGGTCGTCCATATTTTCTTTAACCAATTTCACCCATTGCGTTTTGTATAATCTTGTTCATAATTTTTCAAGTAAGGTCCCTATATTAGGTTGAAGTGCCCATTGCAGCAGCCTTTGCTATTAATCTTGTTGTTTTCAACAATAGGATGATTAATCACTTCTTTTCTGTTATTGATTCACACAACCGCATCATTGAAAAGCTTTGAGCTGAGATTAAGCTGATTCAACATATTAGGGATTGAAGGATTAACTTTCTGACTTGTAtgattttgttaaaaaaaatttgataattttttaaacaaaatctTTGGACTATAATAGATGTTAatattgtgaaaataattaagtctatCAATAAAGATCAATTCATTTGGAGGAACATATTTTAAGGATTGGATCGAATCGAATTTTACAAATCAAATCCCTCGGATTAAGAATGTTGAATTGAGATAAACTTTGAAAACTTATCTCCAACAGCCCACCTTATATTGGTCTTTATTATTATATTGCATTTGTGCTATTTTAGCTGGCGTTAATAAGGGATTGGATTGTAATCAGTCTCTAGTATACTAGCAAATCtcgaatttttatatatttgaaaaacTTGTATAGGTTTTGTCGCTAAGCATTTAGAGCACTTACCTATTCATCAAGGAACATTTTTGTGAGAGTACATTTGATACAGTAAAACCAATTTGTTGTTTGGTTTAACAAAACTTAGAAGTGAGAGGTCTTGTCTTTAGATATAAAAGTGTGATAGAACTTAGATCACTTGTTGTATTGGGATTAAAGATAATGAATTCTTCTCATCGAGCTAAACTTTATAGACGTAGGGAATTGAATTGTCTAAACAATTTCTCATCtcctatatatttttattatgttttacacAGTGCCATTGGAAGTGCCCACTTCCATTGTCACTTTCATTCATATTCTATTTTACTCAACAAATTAACAAATGTttgaatttacaaaatttatatcGAGTTTACTTGTAACATTAACTCaaccatttattttatattatatatatttcattaattgttTATAAATCAAaagcaaaatattttaaaaatattttttgatatTAGTAGGGCTACATGTGTGTATACATATGCATGTATATTTGGACCAAAATCAGAAGGATCCAGAAAGcaaattgatttatgattttatgTATAATTAAGCATATGCATGGTCCCAAGTCTTTTCTTTACACAGAAGCAATaactataattaaaaattacatattGAGACGACAAAAGTGAAATGCTTGGCATTTCGAGGCAGATTGAAAGTTTTTCAAAAAtgtattaatttttcaattttatggGACTTTGGTACTGGCCAACACATGGACCCCCAATCACACTTGTAGTCAACCTTACTCGTACTCTCTAATTATTATAAAGTATGCAACTTGGGAGTGACTTGATATACCCACTTTCCCAAAGGGGTATGGACTATGAATTCATGATACACAAGGCAGAATCATCGAATTTTGGGGTTTTCCtttaagaaaatttgttcatGGAATAAATCATTGTGGCTTTGGAACTCAAAgggaagctttaatttgtttaataTTCCACTTTGGACGGTAACATATTCCAATTGGTGCTGCAATATCGATATTATTGACGTAAGAATTGCTAGGTCTGAGTTCATAATAAGGTATTAAATGTTTTTAGAAATTTAGAGATCCTATTTTTTTTTTCGTTTCTCATAAAACCCTCAATCATGCATTCATGATTTCAAATATACAAGATATGTcaattaaagtttattttattaggaatattttaattttatatatttgaaaatctGACATTAACAGTGTTGTTAACGGGTATTAAATCaattattaaatcaaattaaaaaaattacgaGTCTTGGAAAAATTGAAATAACATGGTTTAATGGTAACTAAGGTAGACCAAGCTACAAATAATTTAAACGCAATAAAAAACAAATTGGGGTAAAAGAAAAATCAATTTTTTACTTTTAATCATTCTTTGAAAATGTTGTTTAgccttttaatttaatatttgatgCCTCGTTAGTCATTGTTAAGTCATGTCATTCCATTAACAATAAAGTTAATGtgtagggactaaaatattaatttgtcAACGTACAAGGACAAAAATATTCCTTTTAATAGTAGAGGGATTAAAATGAACTTTATGATATGGTAAAGAGACTTGTGATAAACTTTAACCATTAGTTATTAGCATCTATATTATATCTAAATTTGTGATTGAGTTGGTATTGATATTGTAGTCTCCAAAGCTTTAAATTTACCATTTCAATTAAAGCTTTATTTTTTATATGATAACTCAAttgaaaaaaaacaaataaacgaAATTTATAAAACAAAACTATTAAGGTAAATTTTTGAAGTGATTGTCTATGTGTCAATAGAAATGGCCACTATGATCATCACCGTGACAGACAACTTACTATATTTGAAATTGTCAATTTTTGAAACAAAATCTtttgattttgaatgatgctaatAGTGTGGGAGTATGCAAGCTTGTCTACAAAGATCAATCTATTTGAAGAAAATTATTTTGAAGATTGGATTGGATCTAATCATACAAATTGAATCCCTTATATTATGGAAGTTGGATCGAGATAGACATTGAAGACTTATCTCCAACCATCCACCTTACTTTGGTctttattattatatcatatttatgCTATTTTAGCTACAAAGAAGAGGGGATTGGATTGTAATTGATCTTTTAGTATGTTAGCAAGtctcaactattatttatattgaTAAACTTGTATAGATTTTGTAACAGGGTATTGAGAGCACTTATCTATTCATAGCGGAATGTATTTTGTGAATGCATTTGAAAGAGTAAACAAGTTTTATTTACTACCTAAGTTTTTAAGAGTAACCTAGATTTTTAAGTACAAAAGTAAGATTACTATACTGGAGTGTGATAGAAGTTGAATCACTTTTTTTATTGGGATTAAAGATATCACTGAATTAAGTTACACAGATATCGAAAAATCGAACTACATAAACAACCCTATATGTTTTTTCCCTTTGTTTTATTACAATGACGATTAAAGTGACTATTACAATCAACACTTCCATTCAAACACTCTACTTTACTTAATAATTAATGGTGACTCATTAGTAGggttatataaataatttaattttaaaataacattaaaatcaaCTTAAAACGTGGATACTAAAAAACTTAAAAGGTCCCAATAttatcaacaaaacaaaatatcatttataaaaattatttacaaTTTTCATTATCTTATTaatgattaaaataattatttaaatatttttatattatatctattacTTCCATCCATATAATATAAATAGGTGTAgcatagaataattataagtcttTAGCTTTTTATGATTATGTATCTCTCTTTAACAAGTTTAATGTACTggccaaagaaaaaaaaacgaGTTGAATGTAGAGTATGTTAAAATCTTTTCTCCAAAGCAATCAATTGGAGCCAAAAATACCCTAATTCCACTGTTGCTTCTTGTTAGAGATTGTGTGAATCGAATTTCGTCACTTATTGAATCTGTATAGTATTATTTTTcttctatttgactttgattagatCAAGAATTTTTAACCCTTGAATAGATGTAGTTGAAACTCTTCTTGTATAATTCGTTTTtcaatattaataaatttctcttccTCTACCCATGATCTTTTTTTGATAAAGTTTTCACATAAAATGTGTGTGttcttgttttttctttttttattgttttacgaTCATTTTACCGCTATTATCGACGTTTATTATAAGATCTCCTGATTACCTTCTTCCATTTCATGGCATTTGAACTTAAAATTTGagaaaatacatatattattaagaAGATACAAATTTATGTAAGCTGGTTTTACGGACGTAGCTCCTAGTTTAGCAGCACTAAGTGTATACCCTAAACACTTACATTAAGTATTCAAATTACAAAGCCCTATTTGTAGTGTATAAATTGACAGTAATTTACTCATGGTAAAAGAAGTGTAAAAAAGATATTATCATGAAATTAATCAATGTCCCctcattgtattgaaaatatgtaACTTGGTCATTGTTATTTGATGTTGGTAAATATGGAGACAGATAGAGGGTGTTGACTGGCAAACCCAAAGCCGCAATCGTAGTCTAGCTTTGACCTATATACCTTGTTGGTATTTGGTTAAAAGGCTACCAGGACTTGTAAAGTTACAATTCATTGGGTTAGCTCGAAATCACCATGAAAGACGACGATGTCGACACTACATAATGCATGCTTTTCCCTCTTTCAGTATCTTTTCCAATATTCATCTCCTTTCTTCAAATATGTTTGACTCATTACGGAATCTTCAGTCAATGtacatgtatgtgtatatatacatGCAAGATTTATAACACTGAAAGTATAGTAGAGATTTTTGTATTAAaagtttgattatatatttttattaaaaatgagtAAAATAATCGTTGTAAGTTAaatcaaatattaatattaaCACTTCTATTAAAGAAATTACTAAATTCAGTCATTCTTCACAAAATCCTATTCGTCTCATTACTTCTTTTATAAATTTAAGTTTAAAGAAATTAATGAAATTACATAGTTAAATAGTATTAGAACTTCGATTTTTTCTCTGTTCAGTTCAATGTTCAAACAAATGTTTGAATAGAGGTTTGGACAAAACCACTTAAGCATATCAACGCAAAAAGCAAAGTAATGAGAGAAATAAATACAAATTCAAAACGTGAGTCAAAGAGATaagtaaaaaaaaagaattaacaCGGGATATTTGTTAATGCAATTCGGATTCACCAATTCTACTCTGCAAACCTTCGTTCGAAGAATGAATTTATTCAACAATTCATCCGGTACAACTATTGGTTTTACGGTAATATTGAATAAGGAAATGAAATATATTTcctgtaatagcctaaattttcagtggtgtcggaacagtgattcgagatcactaaatccgacaaatgattagaaaaatagtaataatttagtgaatataagttaaatgtgaagttaggaaaatttttgaaatagcgaatagtgtactagaaataaatattaaaaaaaaattagaatcgaaaatgaggtatcgagagtttgaaatttttaaaatgagccataaatatttttataaatatttatggagtgctaataagttaatattaaagttttgtcaagaaattttaaagtttcgatggttaattgaataaaaaggactaaactgtaacaaatgtaaatttatgaagaatgattaaatagcttaaatgataaaagaaagagggtttaaaaggcaaatagacccaaggtctatttgggctggacggcaaggggtttgaaatcagcaggaaaattgatgaattaagggcaaaattggaatattgcaaaattaactaaataaagctaggactaaataggaaatatctagatttctcttcatttctcttcaattcagcagctaaaaacgccataggagggttctataagctggtatttcataatttttgcaccaagtgagttaatccttgcctttttcttgtaatttttgtgtttctaagacttttacaactaggtcctactattaaattcattagtttttgatttcatggatgaaattgaaagtcaccatggttgagtgctgtaagtttatgatgaaatagaatgaaattaaagcattaatatgtttatgagatgattctattaggtaatttcaatagaaattgatttttaggacctaattgtgaaaatgtttggaattaaagtatatttctgaaattttgattcctaaaggttgtaaactagttaaaggtgatagaataaagtgttaattgagaaaaatcagctcaattgagaggctaattgagtagggacgaaattgttatttactaaaagcttagggggaaaatggtaataaacagcttgcactaaaacagtttggacagcagcagtagactaactttgaaaaatcaccataaattttaggaatcgaattagaagatgaacaaaatatgaaattaaagcttattgagtctagtttctcatagacgaaacggtgtaagcaaaggatttgtaaattatgagatataattaattttgtgaCATAAGGTCATAATGAATTcaagttcccctgttctgactttgaaaatcataaaaaaattgaataaaaataattagggacttaaatttatatgtacagaattatgaatgagtctattttcaaaataaacaaacgGGAATATCAtccgaattctgtatgaagagataattaatttttagtgaagaagggttagaactgtcagacagcagaacagcggtgactttaaagaataaactgtaattattggctaaaccaaaaattctgaaaattttatgataagaagatatgtgagtctagtttcagtgaaaattagcagatcctaatttggagttctgtagctcaagataaaaataatttagtgactatgacatggaTGGACAGCATTGAATATACATAGGTAAATAGTAAAATTGCAGATAATGTTACTCGTAAGCGGGTTATAAACATTAAGGATGTGAAATAGAATGAATttgaagtcaatactgataaatgaaaattttatattatagatcaagaaattgaggataaacgaggaaaagagaaaattccaGAATAGTTCAAGAAATCTCTACAACTACTGCAAATTGTTCcgggtaagttcgtacggttaaattattaaatttcaatgttattttatgaatggtgattaatatttatgtatgttaattgttgaaaataattaaatcatgtACAAAAGTTACGAAATTGAACTGAGTAATTCAGAGGAAcggaacgcaggaaatgagtacgatcgtttggtgaaaaagatgaattgactgtaaattacccaagtaaaccgagattcagcatttgttgcgaactctcgtgtttgctttctgtttagctcttacgagcttccgttaactcatatgagtttcagttaacccttttggggtttcatTCACTCGATGAGCTTGATTAGCCTTCTAAGCTTCcgcttagcacttatgtgcttcagttagccttcgggcttccgtttagcacttttGTGCTTCAGTTAGATTTCGGGTttcagatcacgatgtactcaaGTCCGTAAATCGTTTCTTAAATTAACAAGTCAGTAAGTCGTAATTGTaacgtgtggaaaaagaaatgtaaataatgttatcattatttttgagctcaattaagtaaattatttttaaaatgagaTTATGATTTACAGGATGAAAGTAACTTACTTGAAATGtccatatgatttgaatttttgaaactaatattggtaaggtttatggtttaagccgacgaacttactaagctatagttAGCTTACCTGTAATG belongs to Gossypium arboreum isolate Shixiya-1 chromosome 7, ASM2569848v2, whole genome shotgun sequence and includes:
- the LOC108485048 gene encoding bark storage protein A-like, coding for MAAAMKVICMMFLVALITLIFHTHHAHGAISADTQKLIDEANMNGPYLGLLIPNLFEMNPLLQHPNYTSTNFTIDIAGRRFRFGKIVEKNVILVMTGLSMINAGITSQLLLTLFKIEGVVHYGIAGNANPSLHIGFVTIPQYWSHSALWSWQRYGYGPSDELPLETNGDYTRTIGYIKFADYAENVTACNSHDNLLNNVWFQPEEVFPVDGTPEQRQHAFWIPVDPLYFNISKSLEDMELENCVNATTCLDETPRVVQVHGGTSAGIYVDNAAYRSFIYNKFNVSPVDMESAAVALICMQQRVPFIIIRALSDLAGGGSAESNEIDTFISLASNNSVNVVVEFIKRLVAAPLVSDH